In Haloarcula salinisoli, one genomic interval encodes:
- a CDS encoding DUF7553 family protein yields MTREELATASDLLESAADDTANDDAGERLGELAGQLERLSTADRGPDHGRLARIQSALNDLQSNDGTDVAETIDDADDAINEYRSDLEGV; encoded by the coding sequence ATGACACGCGAGGAACTCGCGACAGCCAGTGACCTGCTCGAATCGGCGGCCGACGACACGGCAAACGACGACGCGGGCGAGCGCCTCGGCGAGCTCGCCGGTCAGCTCGAACGGCTCTCGACTGCCGACCGCGGCCCCGACCACGGTCGACTCGCCCGCATCCAGTCGGCGCTGAACGACCTCCAGAGTAATGACGGGACCGACGTAGCCGAGACTATCGACGACGCCGACGACGCCATCAACGAGTACCGCTCGGACCTCGAAGGAGTATAA
- a CDS encoding YihY/virulence factor BrkB family protein — MVTQSGAIDFGKRVASDFSEKNVTFMAAALAYHAFISLAPMLLLLFVLFTAVGVGLETQVIQSAIGWLPGPIAELVTGLLQGGTNGAGASIIGLLVLVWGTLKIFRGLDTAFSEIYETVDTNSLVDKFRDGLVVFVALAVALVAMVGSSIVLGGLADRVPFSDLLTPVALLAGLVVAFYPIYYVFPDADLGVRDVLPGVVVAAVGWGALQGLFQLYLSVADPSAGNFFGGVIVVVTYLYFSALVLLLGAVVNAVIGEHSLGGPGGVGRATTHFTTERTESLEPAELVAYLADLRTELLTDRGSHRRTDLVGPRPKPTGPVELVEQSTTEGETNQWLVTLRWEVSDDELVEYLASRAGPEASEPAADRRVANESQAED; from the coding sequence ATGGTCACCCAGTCCGGTGCAATCGACTTCGGCAAGCGAGTCGCCTCGGACTTCTCGGAAAAGAACGTCACGTTCATGGCCGCAGCCCTGGCCTACCACGCGTTCATCTCGCTTGCGCCGATGCTGTTACTGCTGTTTGTCCTGTTTACCGCCGTCGGCGTCGGGCTGGAGACGCAGGTCATCCAGAGTGCAATCGGGTGGCTCCCCGGGCCGATTGCGGAGCTCGTCACGGGGCTGCTTCAGGGGGGGACAAACGGCGCCGGCGCGTCCATCATCGGATTGCTCGTGCTGGTCTGGGGGACGCTGAAGATATTCCGCGGACTCGACACAGCGTTCTCGGAGATATACGAGACCGTCGACACGAACTCCCTGGTCGACAAGTTCCGTGACGGGTTGGTCGTCTTCGTCGCGCTCGCCGTCGCGCTCGTGGCGATGGTCGGCTCCAGCATCGTGCTGGGCGGGCTCGCCGACCGTGTCCCGTTCAGCGACCTCTTGACGCCAGTCGCGCTGCTCGCCGGGCTCGTCGTCGCGTTCTACCCCATCTACTACGTCTTCCCGGACGCGGACCTGGGCGTCCGCGACGTGTTGCCCGGCGTCGTCGTGGCCGCCGTCGGCTGGGGGGCGCTGCAAGGACTCTTCCAGCTGTACCTCTCAGTGGCGGATCCGAGCGCGGGCAACTTCTTCGGCGGAGTCATCGTCGTCGTCACGTACCTCTACTTCTCGGCGCTGGTGCTCCTGCTGGGCGCCGTTGTCAACGCGGTCATCGGTGAGCACTCGCTGGGCGGGCCGGGCGGCGTCGGTCGCGCGACGACGCATTTCACCACCGAGCGGACCGAATCTCTCGAACCGGCCGAACTGGTCGCGTATCTGGCCGACCTCCGGACCGAGCTCCTGACCGACCGGGGCTCCCATCGGCGGACGGACCTCGTCGGGCCACGACCGAAACCGACCGGTCCCGTCGAGCTCGTCGAGCAGTCGACGACCGAGGGCGAGACGAACCAGTGGCTAGTGACGCTCCGCTGGGAGGTCTCTGACGACGAGCTGGTCGAGTATCTGGCCTCCCGGGCTGGCCCGGAGGCGAGCGAGCCAGCAGCCGACCGCCGGGTCGCGAACGAGTCGCAGGCCGAGGATTAG